The Pandoraea apista genomic interval CACCAGAAGGGTCGCGACACGAAGGAACGCGCGCTGCGCAACTTCGGCATGCCGCGCCCCGAGGGGTATCGCAAGGCCATGCGCCTGATGAAGCTTGCCGAGAAATTCGGTTTGCCCGTCTTCACGTTCGTCGACACGCCAGGCGCGTATCCGGGGATCGACGCCGAAGAGCGTGGTCAGTCGGAAGCCATCGGTCACAACCTGTACGTGATGGCCGAACTCAAGACGCCGATTATCACCACGATCATCGGTGAAGGCGGTTCGGGCGGTGCGCTGGCGGTTGCCGTGGCCGATACGGTCATGATGCTGCAGTTCTCGACGTACTCGGTGATTTCGCCGGAAGGCTGCGCGTCGATTCTGTGGAAGAGTGCCGCGAAGGCGCCCGAAGCTGCCGAAGCGCTCGGTCTGACGGCGCATCGCCTGAAGGCGCTGGGCTTGATCGACAAGATCGTCAACGAGCCGTTGGGCGGTGCGCATCGCGACCCGCTCGGCATGGCCGGCATGCTCAAGCGTGCGCTGGCCGACTCGCTGCGCCAGTTCCAGGGCATCAGCCACAAGGAGCTGCTCGAACGCCGCTTCGAGCGCCTGATGAGCTATGGCAAATTCAAGGAAGCCGGCGCGAAGTAATGCGTCCGTTATCGCGTCATCGCCCGTTGTGGCGATGACGCCGAATCCGATGCCTCATCACGATTCTTCTGCTGCCGCGCTCGCATCTGCCCGATGCGACGCGGCAGTTGCACATGTGGACGTCGCTTTGCGTCTGGCGCTGGCGGCGCACGTCACAGACGTCGGCCCCGGCAATGCATCGGCACTGGCTCCCTTTGCCCTCGCACTGAGCGGCGGGCTCGATTCGATGGTGCTGCTCGATGCGCTGGCGCACTGGGTTCAGACGCGTCGCGAAGCGGGTGAGCCGGTCGCGCAGCCGTTGGCCATCCACATTCATCACGGATTGTCCGAACGCGCTGACGAGTGGCTTGTCGTATGCGAGCGCGAGGCCCGTTTGCGTGGCTTCGTCTTCGAAGCGCAGCGAGTGAATGTGCCGCGCGACGCGCGTCAGGGTGTCGAGGGCGCGGCACGCGCCGCACGCTACGAAGCGCTCGCCGCAATGTGCAGCGCGCATGGCGTGAGATGGCTGCTGACCGCGCATCACGCGAACGATCAGGCGGAGACAGTGCTGCTGCAAATGTTGCGCGGCGCGGGCTTGCCCGGCGTGGCGGCCATGGCGGTGGAGGGCACATTGCCCGCGGTGGGCGGCAATATCGCCAACGTCGGCGAGCCTTGCCGGCCGCGCCTGCTGCGCCCGCTGCTCGACATCACGCGCGAGACGATGCGTGCTTACGCCAATGCGCGTTCGCTATCGTGGGTCGAGGATCCGTCCAACGACGATCGGCACTACCTGCGTAACGCGTTGCGTCACGATGTCATGCCCGCCATCGCGGCGCATGTGCCTGCGTATCGGGAGACCCTGGCGCGGTTCGCAAGGCATGCCGCGCAGGCGCAATCGCTGCTCGATCAGCTCGCGCAAAGCGATTTCGAGATGGCGTGCTCGACATCTGCCGCCGGAGACGAGCGTTTGCAGCGCAGCCGTTTGCAGGCGCTGGATTCGTCGCGTCTCGCGAACCTTCTGCGCTATTGGACCGCCCGCCGGGGA includes:
- a CDS encoding acetyl-CoA carboxylase carboxyltransferase subunit alpha, translated to MKNTFLDFEQPIAELEAKIEELRFVQDDSAVDISEEIERLSKKSQQLTKDIYTNLSPWQVSQISRHPQRPYTLDYVRDIFTDFHELHGDRNFSDDHAIVGGMARFNGQACMVIGHQKGRDTKERALRNFGMPRPEGYRKAMRLMKLAEKFGLPVFTFVDTPGAYPGIDAEERGQSEAIGHNLYVMAELKTPIITTIIGEGGSGGALAVAVADTVMMLQFSTYSVISPEGCASILWKSAAKAPEAAEALGLTAHRLKALGLIDKIVNEPLGGAHRDPLGMAGMLKRALADSLRQFQGISHKELLERRFERLMSYGKFKEAGAK
- the tilS gene encoding tRNA lysidine(34) synthetase TilS, translating into MDVALRLALAAHVTDVGPGNASALAPFALALSGGLDSMVLLDALAHWVQTRREAGEPVAQPLAIHIHHGLSERADEWLVVCEREARLRGFVFEAQRVNVPRDARQGVEGAARAARYEALAAMCSAHGVRWLLTAHHANDQAETVLLQMLRGAGLPGVAAMAVEGTLPAVGGNIANVGEPCRPRLLRPLLDITRETMRAYANARSLSWVEDPSNDDRHYLRNALRHDVMPAIAAHVPAYRETLARFARHAAQAQSLLDQLAQSDFEMACSTSAAGDERLQRSRLQALDSSRLANLLRYWTARRGFAMPTEARLDEWVRQIRDAQADASLELPHGDAVLRLYRDELQWTARYGMASADDAGDGDGGASEDVLRWAGHREWPLPQWQGSIVFTPVADGESAEGSIDERVLRARPLVARSRAGGERWREHAAGHSRSLKHWYQSRGVAAWLRHVPIVWQGEEIVFVPRLGIDGAAQSDESTGMRWRMMWRDEA